Part of the Polyangium spumosum genome is shown below.
CATGACCGCCGGGATCGTCGCTGGGATCGTCGCCACCGCCGCGGCTGGTGAAAACCTCACCCCCAACCCCTCTCCACTCCGTGGAGAGGGGAGCCAGAGGCGTTTTTCTCCCCCTCTCCACGGAGTGGAGAGGGGGTTGGGGGGTGAGGCAGGTGCCCCCTTCAGGCCGCCTTCTTCGCCGCCACGGCCGCGGGCGCGAGCTCGACCTTCACCCAGCCCGGCATGCGCCGATCAAACGCCTTGTAGGCGTCGATCACCGAGACGAGTGGCTCCTTGTTCGTCAGGATCTTCGTGGGATCGACGGCCCCGCTCGCGACGAGCTCGAGCAGCTTCGGGATGTACCGGCGGTGCGGGCAGTTGCCCATGTTCAGCGTGAGGTTCCGGTTCATGGCCATCCCGATCGGGAACCATTTCATCTGCGGCGGATACACGCCGATGATCGACAAGGTCCCGGCCTTGGCGAGGGCCTCGACCGCCCACGTGAGCGCCTGCGACGGCGCGTCGCCCGGGTGCCAGTTGTCGCCCTGCTCGTGTGTCTTCGGGGCGACCGCCTCCAGCAAACGCTCGGCCTCTTTTTTGTCCTCGCGGCTGACCTTCGCCGGCCCCGAATGTGGCCGGTTCGCGTCGACGCCCACGGCGTCGATCGCGCGGTCCACGCCGATACCGTCGGTGAGGCGCAGGATGGTCTCGATCGGATCCTCCGCGTCGTAATCGATCACCTCGGCGCCGAGCGCGCGCGCCATTTCGAGGCGCGAGGGGATCGCGTCGACGGCCAGGATCCGATCCGCGCCGAGCATCTGCGCGCTCAGGATCGCGAAGAGCCCGACCGGACCGCAGCCGAAGATGGCCACGGTGTCCCCCGGGGTGATCTCGGCGATCTCCGCCCCGAAATACCCCGTGGGGAAGATGTCCGAGAGCAGGATCGCCTGATCGTCGCTCACGCCGTCCGGCAGCTTGACGCAGCCCACGTTCGCGAACGGGATCCGGGCGTACTCGGCCTGCAGCCCGTCGAAGGGGCCGGTCTGGGCGGGGCCGCCGAAGAAGGCCGTGCCGGCTCGTTTTCCGTTGGGGTTCTTGTCGCATTGCGACGGGTAGCCGGCTCGGCAATACGAGCAGGTCCCGCAGGCGATGGTCGACGCGATGACGACGCGGTCGCCCTTCCGCAGGTTCCGTACGTCCTTGCCGATCTCCTCGACGACGCCGACCCCCTCGTGCCCGAGGATCGTGCCCGGCTTCATGCCGGCCATGGTGCCCCGGACGAAGTGCAAATCCGTCCCGCAGATCGCGCTCGCCGTCAGGCGCACGATCGCGTCGGTCGGCTCCTGGATCTTCGGCTCTCGTACATCGTCGAGCCGGATGTCTCCGACCCCGTGAAACACGACGGCCTTCATTCGATTTTTCCCCCCGCGAGACCCCTAACGCCCCTGGGTCGCCTCGGCCAGGGAGGTTTCGCGTCGCGTCGTGGCAAAAAAGGCGTATGGCTGGCTCGGCTCGCTCTTCACACCGGCGCGTCGTTCCTCTATGACTTGCGCATGAGCTTCGTTGCACGGTGGGTGGGCGTGGTGGCGCTCGTGGGCTGCGCGCTCCCGGGCATGGCGCGGGCGGACGAGGGCGCGCCGGAGGCCGCGACGGCGGCGTCCGAGATCCAGCTCAAGAATGGCAGCACGATGCGCGGCACGATCGTCAACGTCGAGCCGGGGCAACGCGTCATCGTCATCGTCGCCGGGGAGCAGAGCGTCATTCCGTGGGGCGAGATCGCGCAGATCGTGGGAGGTCCAACGGACACCGCGGCGCCGCCGCCTCCTCCTGCGCCCCCCGCCGCGCCCGCGCCCCCGCCCGCGGCGCCGGCTGCCCCTTCCGGTCCCACGAGGGGCATGCCGTTCGTTCACATCGAATCGAACTGGCCCGACGTCGAGCTCTCGCGGGTCGAGGGCGACGTCGGCGGAGGGTACCACCACCAGCAGGGCGGCTACGTGGGCCCGACGGTCATCTCGAAATATGTCTGCCGCGCGCCGTGCGACAGGCTGGTCGACGGTCGAGACGGCCATCGGTTCTTCATCGGCGGGGCGGGCATGTTCCCCGCGCCTTCCTTCCGCCTCGACGACCTCGACGGGAACGTGACCGTACGCGTGAAGGGCACGAGCCTCGGGAAGTTCACGGGCGGCGTGGTCCTGACGGCGCTCGGCGGGATGCTGGCGCTCGGCGGCACCATGTTCACCGCGGTGAGCTTCGCGATGGACCCGGAGCCGACGCCGGAGCACCCGAATCCGGAACACGAGATTGGCGTGGTCCGCACGTTTGGCCTCGTCACGCTCGGCGTGGGCGCGGCGTCACTCGTCGGCGGGCTTCTCCTCCTGTCCGGGGGCCGCACGCGGATCGAGATCGTCAAGCCGCAACGAGGGAACACGGGCGTCGTGCTGGAGAATGGCGTCTTGCGGTTCTGAACGAGGCAAAGACGGAAGCGTAGGCAGAAGCGGAGGTGGCTTGCCACCCAGGCGGACCGGCTTAGGTACGCCGAGGGGGTATGGCCATGAAGCACATGATTCCGATTCTCGGGCTCGGCCTCGGGCTCGTGATGGGCTCCGCGTCGGAGGCATCCGCGCAGGATCCGGAGATCATCCAGCACCCGCCGCCCCGGATCCCGGCGGTCGACGTGGCCCCGTTCCTCGACGCGGGCTGCGTTCGGAGCGAGGACAGGCTGGATTGCTCGGCGTCCCCGGCGATCGAGCGATTTGGTTGTTTCGGGAATACCCTGCGCATCGACGAGACGCTCGGCGGCCTCGCGCCGCACGTGGCCATCGCCGAGTGCAACGTCGACGCGCGGTCGGGCGACGCGGTGGGGATCGTGAACCTCGGCTGCATGCTCCCGCAGAAGCGTCGATATCTGCTGGCGACGGGCGGCGGGCGGTTCGAGCTCATCGACACGGCGGCGGCGTTCATCGACCACTTCTCTCCGGTGACCTCGCCCGCGGAGGCGCTCGGCTTCGCGGCCGCGCTGACGACGGCGAACCCCGAATACACGATCGAGATCCACGAGGGGCGCGATTTTCTGGTGGACCGCATCGAGACGACGAACATCCGGCGCGTCCGCGGGGGATACCGGGTGCGCCTGTTCGACATGGAGCTCTGCGGATGTAGCCTCCACCCGACGTCGGCGGTCGATTATTTCGTGCCGTACAGCGGGCGGGTGCGGGCCGTGGCTCGGGAGAAGGTGTACCGGTTCACGGCGTTCCTTTGTATCGATTGAGGGCCCGGATCCCGCCGCCGAGGCAAGACATCGTCACTGCGTGCGCACGATGATGTGAAATCCGAACGCGGTCTCCACGACGCCGCTCATCTGCC
Proteins encoded:
- a CDS encoding zinc-dependent alcohol dehydrogenase, giving the protein MKAVVFHGVGDIRLDDVREPKIQEPTDAIVRLTASAICGTDLHFVRGTMAGMKPGTILGHEGVGVVEEIGKDVRNLRKGDRVVIASTIACGTCSYCRAGYPSQCDKNPNGKRAGTAFFGGPAQTGPFDGLQAEYARIPFANVGCVKLPDGVSDDQAILLSDIFPTGYFGAEIAEITPGDTVAIFGCGPVGLFAILSAQMLGADRILAVDAIPSRLEMARALGAEVIDYDAEDPIETILRLTDGIGVDRAIDAVGVDANRPHSGPAKVSREDKKEAERLLEAVAPKTHEQGDNWHPGDAPSQALTWAVEALAKAGTLSIIGVYPPQMKWFPIGMAMNRNLTLNMGNCPHRRYIPKLLELVASGAVDPTKILTNKEPLVSVIDAYKAFDRRMPGWVKVELAPAAVAAKKAA